One genomic region from Marinomonas maritima encodes:
- a CDS encoding peptidoglycan DD-metalloendopeptidase family protein, producing MQFITRLSRWALSGPRAWISIIFAVFIVLLFVYNTLVTSTENPEDYVLPNVKNKANSSKSETAVNKNKPNLNTDEDNNYDSLITTDPLQNIEKIIAPIPSIEYVIKSGDTLAGIFASLGLPRESLYSVLEADQEYLVLEPLMPKDKFSFKLDEEGQLIELTRIIDISKSVSYVRHGNGGFGYEENIKPITYKHNAIHSKITGNFYLSAKKVGLSDTNILIIHDVLKGRVNFRKDLRANDVFNVVIKSGSIDGVKVGENQLEALEITVKGKTYSAFLHSDGRFYDLDGNSLTPSLLRWPTRKQYRISSSFNANRLHPITGHPAPHNGVDLATPSGTEVLATGDGVVTRVATHKYAGKYVVVDYTGPYSSRFLHLSKILVKKGQQVKRGQVVALSGNTGRTTGAHLHYELHVRGRPVNPMTTDIPTTQSIPASKRAEYDTNVKYWVSMMASEQRSDDETVKDAQVESSEIESSEVEQTLSNGSH from the coding sequence ATGCAGTTTATTACACGCCTCTCGCGTTGGGCTTTGTCGGGTCCGCGGGCTTGGATATCCATCATTTTTGCCGTTTTTATCGTTTTACTGTTTGTTTATAATACCCTTGTGACATCAACAGAAAACCCTGAAGACTACGTATTACCTAATGTTAAAAATAAGGCCAATAGTAGTAAAAGCGAAACAGCCGTAAATAAAAATAAACCCAATTTGAATACGGATGAAGATAATAATTACGACTCGCTTATTACGACAGATCCTCTGCAAAATATCGAAAAAATCATAGCGCCTATCCCTTCAATAGAATACGTCATCAAATCTGGAGATACTTTAGCGGGTATTTTTGCAAGTTTAGGGTTACCAAGAGAGTCTTTATACTCGGTACTTGAAGCAGACCAAGAGTACTTGGTGCTTGAACCCTTAATGCCCAAGGATAAGTTTTCCTTTAAGTTGGATGAAGAAGGACAGCTTATTGAGCTTACTCGTATTATTGATATCAGCAAAAGTGTGTCGTATGTTCGACACGGTAATGGCGGTTTTGGTTACGAAGAAAATATTAAGCCTATCACTTATAAACATAACGCTATACACAGCAAGATCACCGGAAATTTCTACCTGTCTGCAAAAAAGGTAGGCTTATCGGATACGAATATTTTAATTATTCATGACGTACTCAAAGGGCGAGTAAATTTTCGCAAAGATCTTCGCGCCAACGACGTCTTTAACGTCGTCATTAAAAGCGGCAGTATCGATGGTGTAAAAGTAGGCGAAAACCAACTAGAAGCGTTGGAAATTACAGTGAAAGGGAAAACGTACAGTGCTTTTTTGCATTCGGATGGTCGGTTTTATGATCTGGATGGCAACAGTTTAACACCTTCTTTATTACGCTGGCCGACTCGTAAGCAATATCGAATCAGCTCGTCATTTAATGCGAATCGTCTGCATCCGATTACGGGGCATCCGGCGCCTCATAACGGCGTTGATTTGGCGACGCCTTCAGGGACTGAAGTGCTGGCAACGGGGGATGGCGTGGTGACTCGCGTAGCGACACATAAATACGCAGGCAAATACGTCGTGGTTGATTATACTGGGCCTTATAGTTCACGGTTTCTTCATTTGAGTAAGATATTAGTGAAGAAGGGACAGCAAGTTAAGCGTGGCCAAGTGGTTGCGTTATCAGGTAACACTGGACGAACAACCGGAGCGCATTTGCACTATGAGTTGCACGTAAGAGGTCGTCCTGTTAACCCTATGACCACCGATATCCCGACGACTCAGTCTATTCCGGCGAGTAAGCGAGCAGAATACGACACTAATGTTAAATACTGGGTGAGTATGATGGCGAGTGAGCAGAGATCAGATGATGAGACCGTAAAGGACGCTCAAGTAGAGTCGTCTGAAATAGAGTCGTCTGAGGTAGAACAAACGTTGAGTAACGGTAGTCATTAG
- the fdhD gene encoding formate dehydrogenase accessory sulfurtransferase FdhD → MQQSPLSFISHRRHEYERCDSLPKDILQPSGSAELVEEIPLAISINEIAYAVMMVTPVHLDAFVIGFARSEGIIEQLSEIRDIDIQLTKTSPDLESVAINVDISPRRFAQFKQKKQTHLGATGCGLCGVESLAQAIPILSILPPSQPIEEATLVSLRQHLGKYQILGNKTGAVHAAQLISPQGKPIFCMEDIGRHNALDKVIGYALQQGINLHNHSVLMTSRCSTELVQKAVRVGLSRLVHLASPSTLAVKLAKHYGLTLIHLPKQDAPRVFASSTQLEGADDE, encoded by the coding sequence ATGCAACAGTCGCCTCTTTCTTTTATCAGCCATCGACGCCATGAATATGAGCGCTGCGACAGCTTGCCTAAAGACATACTGCAGCCTTCTGGATCAGCCGAACTTGTCGAAGAAATCCCACTGGCCATTAGCATTAATGAGATTGCGTACGCCGTCATGATGGTCACACCTGTTCATTTAGATGCGTTTGTTATTGGCTTTGCTCGAAGTGAAGGAATCATTGAACAACTCAGTGAAATCAGGGATATCGACATACAGCTCACCAAAACATCACCTGACCTTGAGAGCGTTGCCATTAATGTGGATATTAGCCCACGCCGATTCGCTCAATTTAAACAAAAAAAACAAACACACCTTGGTGCGACGGGTTGTGGGTTATGCGGTGTAGAATCCCTAGCACAAGCCATTCCAATACTTTCTATACTGCCTCCAAGTCAGCCGATAGAAGAAGCAACTTTAGTGTCATTAAGACAGCACCTAGGAAAATACCAAATACTAGGAAACAAAACCGGCGCAGTTCATGCCGCACAACTTATTTCGCCACAAGGTAAACCTATTTTTTGCATGGAAGACATAGGTCGACATAATGCGCTTGATAAGGTGATTGGCTATGCCCTGCAACAGGGTATAAATTTGCACAACCATAGCGTTTTAATGACAAGTCGATGCAGCACAGAACTGGTTCAGAAAGCCGTACGTGTAGGCCTTTCCAGACTGGTGCATTTAGCCTCACCCAGTACACTCGCCGTCAAACTCGCTAAACATTACGGGCTGACACTGATACATTTACCAAAGCAAGATGCGCCTAGAGTATTTGCATCTTCAACCCAATTGGAGGGAGCGGACGACGAGTGA